In a single window of the Porites lutea chromosome 14, jaPorLute2.1, whole genome shotgun sequence genome:
- the LOC140925186 gene encoding uncharacterized protein: protein MKKFLFLLYFLPLFCSVCFSKPGRKLSCFEKQNSRQNFKCTSTKYLDRRYSIKKIVGLVSTKATKLDLSKLKLNLTRGTFSNLTHLELLNLSVAHISEIPANTFKGLTSLKTLDLSNNQLVMLSPSFFDDLKFNNITLYLHNNRWDCKCSNRGLLTLLKKHKNIKLGSAPAICHTPYPLKGKRIDQECDRDECMEENDCDDMARCENTYEGYKCSCAARGFKGTGTECTDIDECADKSTSQCSKIGGKCINTLGSYKCECKTGYTGDGKLCKDVDECMSIDCGMDGECTNTLGSFTCDCDPGYVANKSNICVDIDECEMKTHTCDAIANSYCVNVKTILPSDTGYTCECQSGFRKVGKSCIHEGSTGELIKILAMIIGGFLGILFLIIIVALVYRKTRSSEPEEEEEEEEKTEESPVVVAPVVGMPPPVDFAYLEMPQNDQGQQEEEWGEDDEEDTE from the exons ATGAAGAAATTCCTTTTCCTACTGTACTTTTTGCCTCTGTTTTGTTCGGTTTGCTTTTCAAAGCCAGGGAGGAAATTGAGCTGTTTTGAAAAACAGAATTCCAGGCAAAATTTTAAATGCACTTCAACTAAATACCTCGACAGACGCTATTCTATTAAGAAAATCGTCGGTTTAGTCTCAACGAAAGCTACAAAACT GGACCTCAGCAAACTCAAACTAAATCTTACAAGGGGGACCTTCAGTAATTTGACACATTTAGAACTGCT GAACCTCTCAGTTGCACATATATCTGAGATACCAGCGAACACCTTCAAAGGTCTCACATCTCTAAAAACTCT GGATTTGTCTAATAATCAACTTGTGATGCTGTCACCGTCTTTCTTTGATGACCTGAAATTTAATAACATAACCCT TTACTTACACAACAATAGGTGGGACTGCAAATGCAGTAACCGCGGtcttttgacgctgctgaagaAACATAAGAACATTAAATTGGGATCTGCACCAGCCATATGCCATACACCATATCCACTCAAAGGCAAAAGAATTGATCAGGAATGTG ACCGAGACGAGTGCATGGAAGAAAACGATTGTGATGATATGGCAAGGTGTGAAAACACCTATGAAGGCTACAAGTGTTCTTGTGCGGCCAGAGGTTTTAAAGGAACAGGGACAGAATGTACTG ATATCGACGAATGTGCTGATAAGAGCACGTCACAGTGTTCGAAGATTGGAGGAAAATGTATCAACACACTGGGCAGTTACAAATGTGAATGCAAAACTGGATATACTGGGGATGGTAAACTATGCAAAG ACGTTGATGAGTGCATGTCTATCGATTGTGGAATGGATGGTGAATGTACCAACACCTTGGGAAGTTTCACATGTGACTGTGATCCGGGATACGTGGCCAATAAAAGCAACATTTGTGTTG ACATCGATGAATGCGAGATGAAGACTCACACATGTGACGCTATTGCAAACAGTTATTGCGTCAACGTTAAGACTATTTTACCTTCCGACACCGGCTACACCTGCGAGTGCCAATCAGGATTCAGGAAAGTCGGAAAAAGCTGCATTCATGAAG gTAGCACAGGAGAGCTAATAAAGATCTTGGCAATGATTATTGGTGGATTTCTTgggattctttttcttatcaTAATTGTCGCACTGGTGtacagaaaaacaagaagcAG TGAgccagaagaagaagaagaagaagaagagaagacaGAGGAGAGCCCTGTAGTAGTGGCTCCTGTCGTTGGTATGCCTCCCCCTGTGGACTTTGCTTACCTGGAGATGCCTCAAAACGATCAAGGACAACAGGAGGAGGAATGGGGCGAAGATGACGAAGAAGACACTGAGTAG